One window of the Acaryochloris sp. CCMEE 5410 genome contains the following:
- a CDS encoding transglycosylase domain-containing protein produces the protein MSLSQTASPKNPNRFSKGTSFIGGIGKAAGSTILITTMLASAAAAGSLMGVAISFRNLPDVRSLKGYIPNETTHIYDINGKILASLHDEENREVVPLDNISPHLKLAVLAIEDSNFYKHDGINPYGILRATVTNIQAGETVQGASTLTMQLVKNLFLTPRQELGRKVAEAVLAMRLEKLFKKDEILEMYLNQVYWGHNTYGVETAARSYFNKSSSELNLAESAMMAGIIQAPESFSPFDFDSVTDETLEIAKRRQAVVLNRMKKLTWITEEEEQAALDTPLKFGKVTSFQLSRSPYITNTVIKELTRRFGRDALSKGGMRIQTTIDIKMQEIAEDSVKWGQQRISYAADQMALVAVDPRTHFIKAIVGGVDSQKSEFNRATQSIRQPGSAFKPFVYYAAYASGKYTPSSVINDTKVTFNDGTAQGYTPLNYDKTFGGSMSLRQALATSRNIPAVVLGQKVGVEKVIDICRVLGIKSPIPPVISLPLGSVDLTPLEMASAYATFANNGWQSETTAIAQVTDSSGRLILDNTPQPKLVLDPWASAALTQSLQAVINGGTGTSAQIGRPAAGKTGTTSSERDVWFVGYVPQLATAVWAGNDNYSPMGRGASGGSYAAPVWRDFMSKALADQQVEYFKSPSTFPKPGG, from the coding sequence GTGTCTCTATCACAAACTGCCAGCCCCAAAAACCCCAACCGCTTTTCTAAAGGCACCAGTTTTATTGGGGGGATTGGCAAAGCAGCGGGTTCCACAATTCTGATCACGACGATGCTGGCTAGCGCCGCTGCAGCCGGTAGCTTAATGGGGGTCGCCATTAGCTTTCGCAATTTACCGGACGTTCGGTCCCTAAAGGGTTACATCCCCAACGAGACCACCCATATTTACGATATTAATGGCAAAATTCTGGCCAGCCTCCACGATGAAGAAAACCGTGAAGTCGTTCCCTTAGATAATATTTCGCCCCATTTGAAGTTAGCCGTGTTAGCCATTGAAGACAGCAACTTCTATAAACATGATGGGATTAATCCCTACGGTATCCTCCGGGCCACGGTCACCAACATTCAGGCTGGAGAAACCGTCCAGGGTGCTTCTACCTTAACCATGCAGCTGGTCAAAAACCTGTTTTTGACCCCTAGGCAAGAACTGGGCCGGAAGGTTGCAGAGGCGGTTCTAGCCATGCGGCTAGAGAAGCTGTTCAAAAAAGATGAAATTTTAGAAATGTACCTCAATCAAGTGTATTGGGGACATAACACCTACGGCGTTGAAACTGCCGCCCGCAGCTATTTCAATAAATCATCATCAGAGCTGAACCTCGCAGAATCAGCCATGATGGCGGGCATTATCCAAGCCCCTGAAAGCTTTAGTCCCTTTGATTTTGACTCCGTCACCGATGAAACCCTTGAGATTGCCAAACGGCGACAAGCGGTGGTTCTCAATCGAATGAAAAAACTGACCTGGATTACCGAAGAAGAAGAGCAAGCGGCTTTAGACACACCTTTGAAATTCGGTAAGGTCACCTCCTTTCAACTCAGCCGCTCTCCCTACATCACCAACACGGTTATTAAAGAATTGACTCGTCGATTTGGCCGCGATGCCTTGAGTAAAGGGGGCATGCGGATTCAAACCACCATCGACATCAAAATGCAGGAAATTGCCGAAGATTCGGTGAAATGGGGACAACAGCGCATCTCCTATGCAGCGGATCAAATGGCGTTGGTCGCGGTTGATCCTCGCACCCACTTTATCAAAGCGATTGTCGGGGGAGTCGATAGCCAAAAAAGTGAATTTAATCGGGCGACCCAATCTATTCGCCAACCAGGATCCGCGTTTAAACCCTTTGTCTACTACGCCGCTTATGCGTCCGGTAAATATACGCCCAGCAGCGTCATTAATGACACCAAGGTCACCTTTAATGATGGAACCGCACAAGGCTATACACCCTTAAACTACGACAAAACCTTTGGAGGGTCCATGTCTTTACGACAAGCCTTGGCCACCTCCCGTAATATTCCCGCTGTTGTCCTAGGCCAAAAGGTCGGGGTGGAGAAAGTGATTGATATTTGTCGGGTGCTGGGCATTAAAAGCCCCATCCCTCCGGTGATTTCACTGCCGTTAGGTTCTGTAGACTTAACGCCGCTCGAAATGGCTTCAGCTTATGCAACGTTTGCGAATAACGGCTGGCAATCTGAAACTACAGCCATTGCCCAAGTCACCGATAGCAGCGGACGCTTAATCCTAGATAATACTCCCCAGCCCAAGTTAGTGCTCGATCCATGGGCATCTGCCGCTTTAACCCAATCCCTGCAGGCGGTCATCAATGGCGGGACAGGCACCTCAGCTCAAATTGGCCGACCGGCTGCGGGTAAAACGGGAACCACGTCTTCTGAGCGAGATGTTTGGTTTGTGGGTTATGTGCCGCAATTAGCCACGGCAGTGTGGGCCGGAAATGATAACTATTCTCCCATGGGAAGAGGGGCTTCAGGGGGGAGCTATGCCGCACCAGTCTGGCGCGACTTTATGAGCAAAGCTCTGGCAGATCAACAGGTGGAATACTTTAAGTCACCTAGTACGTTTCCCAAGCCTGGCGGTTAG
- the tyrS gene encoding tyrosine--tRNA ligase, translating into MADAVSSLLQRGVSDIFPDNADSQQEDDNLAYRLENADQPLRIKLGIDPTGTDLHLGHSLPIRKLRAFQDLGHKAVLIIGDFTARVGDPTGKSEVRRQLTEAEVQHNIQTYLDQIKPILDFETPDRLEVRYNSEWLSKIDLAKTLELLTTMTVGQMLAKEGFAERYQQGTPVYLHEFLYPLLQGYDSVAVEADVELGGTDQKFNIAIGRDLQRHFGLRPQFGLLTPILLGTDGVQKMSKSLNNYVGLAEDAVSMYSKLEKMPDALLPEYFEHLTDLSLKELPESPREQQKLLAHTVVSQYHSVAIANETQQSLAAMVTQGDMSQTDVIPEYSLAEVTFPAKLFYLLSASGLCSSSSDARRQIKGGAVKLDGTKITVVDQTYKQPDDLIGMVLQVGKKKFIRFIA; encoded by the coding sequence ATGGCAGATGCAGTGTCTTCGTTGCTCCAGAGGGGCGTTAGCGATATTTTCCCCGATAATGCTGATTCACAACAAGAGGATGACAATTTAGCCTATCGCTTGGAAAACGCGGATCAACCGCTGCGCATCAAGCTGGGCATTGACCCCACGGGCACGGATCTCCATTTAGGCCATAGCCTTCCGATTCGTAAACTGCGGGCGTTTCAGGATTTAGGCCATAAAGCCGTTTTGATTATTGGCGATTTTACGGCGCGGGTGGGTGATCCAACGGGTAAATCTGAGGTTCGACGTCAGCTGACAGAAGCAGAGGTGCAGCATAATATTCAGACCTACCTAGATCAGATCAAGCCGATTTTGGATTTTGAGACCCCTGATCGGTTAGAGGTTCGCTACAACTCAGAGTGGTTGTCCAAAATCGATTTGGCAAAGACCTTAGAACTGCTGACTACAATGACCGTGGGGCAAATGCTGGCGAAAGAAGGATTTGCCGAACGCTATCAGCAGGGGACGCCCGTTTATTTACATGAATTTCTATACCCTTTGTTGCAGGGCTATGACTCGGTAGCAGTCGAAGCGGATGTGGAACTTGGGGGAACCGATCAGAAATTTAATATTGCCATTGGTCGAGATTTACAGCGGCATTTTGGCCTGCGCCCCCAGTTTGGTCTACTCACCCCGATTCTATTGGGGACGGATGGGGTGCAAAAGATGTCCAAGTCATTGAATAACTATGTGGGCTTGGCTGAAGATGCGGTCAGTATGTACTCCAAGTTGGAGAAAATGCCGGATGCGCTGCTGCCTGAGTACTTTGAACATCTAACCGATTTGTCCCTTAAAGAGTTACCGGAGAGTCCTCGAGAGCAGCAAAAGCTGTTGGCCCATACTGTGGTGAGCCAGTATCACAGTGTTGCGATCGCAAATGAAACCCAACAATCCCTAGCTGCAATGGTGACCCAGGGAGATATGAGTCAAACCGATGTTATTCCTGAATATTCGTTGGCGGAGGTGACGTTCCCGGCCAAGCTGTTCTATTTGCTGAGTGCCAGCGGATTATGTTCTAGCAGTAGTGATGCCCGTCGCCAAATTAAGGGCGGAGCTGTGAAGTTAGATGGCACTAAAATCACCGTGGTTGATCAAACGTATAAACAGCCTGACGATCTGATCGGGATGGTCTTACAAGTGGGTAAAAAGAAGTTTATTCGGTTTATCGCCTGA
- a CDS encoding Uma2 family endonuclease has product MLAIELDLQPADLELSDEQFYHLCQGNRDLRLERTAAGKLVIMPPTGWGTGNRNLRLGQRLGNWADEDGTGIVFDSSTGFRLPNGAIRSPDVAWVRQDRLTVLNPDPNQFLPLCPDVVIELRSANDALSSLQAKMQEYLVNGLQLGWLINPQDQQVEIYRLDQEVEVLQDPDFLSGEAVLPNLQLSLAGIL; this is encoded by the coding sequence ATGCTGGCAATCGAATTAGACTTGCAACCGGCTGATTTAGAACTCAGTGATGAACAGTTTTACCATCTTTGCCAAGGAAATCGAGATCTGCGTCTAGAAAGAACTGCAGCAGGAAAGTTAGTGATTATGCCACCCACGGGATGGGGGACTGGAAACCGTAATCTAAGACTCGGGCAACGGCTCGGCAATTGGGCAGATGAAGATGGAACCGGAATTGTGTTTGATTCCTCTACTGGGTTTCGGTTGCCTAACGGTGCGATTCGCTCGCCGGATGTGGCTTGGGTACGCCAAGATCGGTTGACGGTGCTCAATCCCGATCCCAACCAGTTTTTGCCTCTCTGTCCTGATGTTGTAATTGAACTTCGCTCTGCCAATGACGCTCTCAGTAGTTTGCAAGCCAAGATGCAAGAATATCTTGTGAATGGATTACAGCTGGGCTGGCTGATTAACCCTCAAGATCAACAGGTAGAAATTTATCGTCTAGATCAAGAGGTAGAGGTGCTCCAAGATCCAGACTTCTTGAGTGGAGAAGCGGTATTGCCGAACTTGCAATTATCTTTAGCAGGCATTCTCTAG
- a CDS encoding ABC transporter ATP-binding protein gives MTPETPAYALTTRKLTLAYEGKVVIESLDLAIPTEKITILVGPNGCGKSTLLKGLGRLLKPKQGVVYLGSESIAKLSTKAIAKRLGLLPQGPTAPEGLTVRDLVAQGRYPHQGWLQQWSKEDEQQVNWALSMTQMIEFAHCALDNLSGGQRQRAWIAMTLAQDTDILLLDEPTTYLDLAHQMEVLDLLYDLNQEQGRTIVMVLHDLNQACRYGDHLVALQAGHIYDQGHPRQVMTRKMVQAVFGLDSCIVDDPVAGTPLCIPVGRKGVSFAV, from the coding sequence ATGACCCCTGAAACACCTGCCTACGCTCTCACGACTCGGAAACTCACCCTCGCTTATGAAGGCAAAGTGGTGATTGAGTCCCTCGACCTAGCGATTCCCACTGAAAAAATCACCATCTTGGTCGGCCCCAATGGCTGTGGTAAATCGACCTTGTTGAAGGGCCTAGGGCGCTTACTCAAGCCCAAACAGGGGGTGGTGTACCTGGGGAGTGAGTCCATTGCCAAACTCTCCACCAAAGCCATTGCCAAACGGTTGGGGTTGCTCCCTCAAGGACCCACCGCCCCAGAAGGATTGACCGTTAGAGATTTAGTGGCCCAAGGTCGCTATCCCCACCAGGGATGGCTGCAGCAATGGTCTAAAGAAGACGAGCAGCAGGTGAACTGGGCCTTATCAATGACGCAAATGATTGAGTTTGCCCATTGCGCTCTGGATAACCTATCCGGTGGACAGCGTCAGCGAGCCTGGATAGCCATGACTTTGGCTCAAGATACAGATATTTTGCTATTGGATGAACCGACCACCTATCTTGATTTAGCGCACCAGATGGAAGTTCTGGATTTGTTATATGACCTTAATCAAGAACAAGGCCGCACCATCGTTATGGTCCTCCATGACTTGAATCAAGCTTGTCGATATGGAGATCATCTAGTCGCCCTCCAAGCAGGTCACATCTATGACCAAGGCCATCCCCGCCAAGTTATGACTAGGAAAATGGTACAGGCAGTCTTCGGTTTGGATAGTTGTATTGTGGATGATCCTGTTGCGGGGACACCGTTATGTATACCTGTGGGACGTAAGGGAGTGTCGTTTGCTGTTTAG
- a CDS encoding iron ABC transporter permease, with translation MKQWIVVRPPQVPISFHLDRRVPSILVCLILATLVAMVLSVGQGEYPVPTLDVIKTVLGVETSNPDFAFIVMTLRLPRTLVAWGVGMGLAIAGTITQGITCNPLASPGIIGVNAGASLAAVTLIVLYPDLPIALIPLAAFGGALTVAVLIYLLAWQGGSSPVQLILVGVGCSLIAGSLTNLMVTFGNIYNVSQALVWLAGSVYGRSWEQLMVFLPWLTGFGVLSLLMSRELNALQLGDEVARSLGSRLELQRGLLLLSSVALAGSAVATAGSIGFVGLMAPHLGRQLVGPSHEGLLPVAALTGGFVVVVADLLGRLLFAPIELPCGIITAIVGAPYFFYVLIRDRNS, from the coding sequence ATGAAGCAGTGGATAGTGGTTCGTCCTCCGCAGGTTCCGATCTCATTTCATCTAGACCGACGGGTTCCCAGTATTCTGGTCTGCCTGATCCTGGCGACGTTGGTGGCCATGGTCCTCAGTGTGGGGCAAGGGGAATATCCGGTGCCAACCTTAGATGTGATTAAAACAGTCTTAGGAGTAGAAACGAGTAATCCAGACTTTGCCTTTATTGTGATGACCCTGCGTTTACCGAGAACCCTAGTGGCTTGGGGGGTAGGTATGGGACTTGCGATCGCAGGCACGATCACTCAAGGGATCACCTGCAATCCGTTGGCATCCCCCGGCATTATTGGGGTTAATGCTGGGGCTTCTTTAGCTGCCGTCACCTTAATTGTGCTCTATCCTGACTTACCGATAGCACTAATTCCCTTAGCTGCGTTCGGTGGAGCGCTGACGGTGGCAGTGCTGATTTACCTGCTGGCTTGGCAGGGTGGTAGTTCTCCCGTGCAATTGATTTTAGTCGGTGTGGGATGCAGCCTGATTGCCGGATCTTTAACGAACCTGATGGTGACCTTTGGCAATATCTATAACGTCAGCCAAGCCTTAGTCTGGCTAGCCGGTAGCGTCTATGGTCGCAGTTGGGAGCAACTGATGGTATTTCTGCCCTGGCTAACGGGGTTTGGGGTGCTGAGCCTATTGATGAGTCGGGAACTCAATGCCCTCCAACTCGGCGATGAGGTAGCTCGCAGTTTAGGCAGTCGTTTAGAGCTCCAACGCGGTCTACTGTTGTTGAGCAGTGTAGCCCTGGCTGGATCGGCAGTCGCTACAGCAGGCAGTATTGGCTTTGTGGGATTAATGGCCCCTCATCTGGGACGGCAACTCGTAGGCCCCTCCCATGAAGGACTACTTCCGGTAGCGGCTTTAACTGGGGGCTTTGTCGTAGTGGTGGCAGATTTGCTGGGTCGTTTACTCTTTGCTCCCATTGAACTGCCCTGTGGGATTATTACGGCCATTGTGGGAGCACCTTATTTTTTTTATGTATTGATTCGCGATCGCAACTCATGA
- a CDS encoding iron ABC transporter permease — protein MSIVPARRQLLQSPIPLGLGLVLGIGLLLVCFMASVGLGVADISLKTVYQALTDFDGSTDQLIIRTVRIPRSLTALLVGSAVAMAGAIMQGLTRNPLADPGILGINSGAALAVVGSVFWLGTTSLKVYAGFALLGAAIAAITVYALGSLGRGGLTPLNLTIAGAAFSALVTSLTTGILILSQRTLEEIRFWLAGSVAGRDLDLVVQVLPYLAVGMVIALVMGKQLTTLSLGEDIAQGLGQKTTWVKGIAAVSIILLAGGSVAIAGPIGFVGLIVPHIVRFWVGVDYRWILPYAAIVGAILLLIADIGARLVIQPQELPVGLVMPLLGAPFFIYLTRWQVRR, from the coding sequence GTGTCTATTGTTCCTGCTCGGCGTCAGTTGCTCCAGTCCCCTATTCCCCTGGGATTGGGATTGGTCTTAGGAATAGGACTACTATTGGTTTGTTTTATGGCCAGTGTAGGGCTAGGAGTTGCTGATATCAGCCTCAAAACGGTGTATCAAGCTCTGACAGACTTTGATGGATCGACGGATCAACTGATTATTCGCACCGTTAGAATTCCACGATCCCTTACTGCCTTATTAGTCGGTAGCGCTGTTGCAATGGCAGGGGCGATTATGCAAGGACTCACACGCAACCCCCTCGCTGACCCCGGTATTTTAGGGATTAACTCCGGGGCCGCGCTGGCCGTTGTGGGGTCAGTATTTTGGTTAGGTACAACGTCTCTTAAGGTTTATGCAGGGTTTGCCTTGCTGGGCGCTGCAATCGCTGCCATTACCGTCTATGCTCTCGGTTCCTTAGGGCGAGGTGGACTGACACCGCTTAATTTGACGATTGCAGGGGCTGCATTTTCAGCTTTGGTGACCTCCCTGACGACCGGGATTCTGATCCTGAGTCAACGAACCTTGGAAGAGATCCGGTTTTGGCTCGCGGGTTCTGTCGCAGGGCGGGATTTAGACTTAGTGGTTCAGGTTTTACCCTATCTGGCAGTGGGCATGGTGATTGCCCTAGTTATGGGTAAACAGCTCACTACTCTCAGCCTAGGGGAAGATATTGCTCAAGGTTTAGGTCAAAAGACCACCTGGGTCAAAGGAATTGCGGCAGTGAGCATTATTTTGCTGGCAGGTGGCTCTGTTGCGATCGCAGGTCCGATCGGGTTCGTGGGCCTAATCGTTCCCCATATCGTTCGGTTCTGGGTGGGGGTCGATTATCGCTGGATTCTGCCCTATGCCGCCATTGTCGGAGCCATCTTATTGCTGATCGCTGATATTGGAGCACGGTTAGTAATTCAGCCCCAAGAGCTGCCCGTGGGGTTAGTCATGCCCTTGTTGGGAGCCCCCTTCTTTATCTATCTGACCCGCTGGCAGGTGCGACGATGA
- a CDS encoding MFS transporter has translation MDGRWLLLASIGLGHFRNKYHPISLITLGTLLIVLALLPAHEVLLGGLLLLWGIAGIGQTLVNVTTQTVIADRVAVEVQGRVYGAHFALSHLWWVFAYPVAGWMGSSLASYFFYSSLFGLGLFVMMFTIFRPHQLMQLKRGLWHEHDHDHSDPSHHHHAYSATQHTHLHFHPAP, from the coding sequence ATGGATGGGCGATGGCTGCTTTTAGCATCGATTGGTTTAGGACATTTCAGGAATAAATATCATCCCATTAGCCTAATCACCCTGGGGACTCTGTTGATTGTCTTGGCGCTCTTACCTGCTCATGAAGTTTTACTCGGTGGATTGTTGTTGCTTTGGGGCATTGCAGGTATCGGCCAAACCCTGGTCAATGTCACTACACAAACCGTTATTGCTGACCGAGTTGCGGTGGAGGTGCAAGGCCGTGTGTATGGGGCACATTTCGCGTTAAGCCATCTGTGGTGGGTTTTTGCCTATCCAGTTGCAGGTTGGATGGGCAGCTCTCTTGCGTCCTATTTTTTCTACAGCAGCCTGTTCGGTTTAGGGCTGTTCGTGATGATGTTCACCATATTTCGCCCCCATCAATTAATGCAGCTTAAGAGAGGTTTATGGCATGAACATGACCACGACCATAGCGACCCATCCCATCACCATCATGCCTACTCAGCCACGCAGCACACCCACCTTCACTTCCATCCCGCGCCATAA
- a CDS encoding NAD(P)/FAD-dependent oxidoreductase, protein MDTYEFDVVIIGGGPAGCTCALYTSRANFKTVILDKNPAVGALAITHKIANYPGVAGDISGEELLTVMREQAMEFGTHYQQAQVFGLDITGAQKKVYTPEGTFVGRAIVLATGAMGRKASFDGEAEFLGRGVSYCATCDAAFYKDRPVAVVGLNREAIEEAQVLTKFSSMVHWVTVKTPPAEDTHAQDLLSLPNVKHWSRSRLLSIQGSAMGVSGVQVKVRDQDEPIGLEVDGVFVYQNGSKPITDFVGDQVHFNPDGGVKVDELMATSVDGVWAVGDIRNTPFKQAVVAAGDGCVAAMAIDRFLNSRKLFKPDWDHS, encoded by the coding sequence TTGGATACCTATGAATTTGATGTTGTGATTATTGGTGGTGGTCCTGCAGGCTGTACCTGTGCCCTCTACACATCGCGAGCGAATTTCAAGACGGTTATTTTAGACAAAAACCCTGCTGTGGGTGCTTTGGCCATCACTCATAAAATTGCCAACTATCCTGGCGTTGCCGGTGATATCAGTGGCGAAGAACTCCTGACTGTCATGAGAGAGCAAGCCATGGAGTTTGGCACGCACTATCAGCAAGCACAAGTCTTTGGTCTAGATATTACCGGTGCCCAAAAAAAGGTTTACACCCCTGAAGGGACATTTGTGGGCCGAGCGATTGTCTTAGCCACAGGGGCAATGGGTCGCAAGGCATCTTTTGATGGAGAAGCTGAGTTTTTAGGTCGAGGAGTCAGCTACTGCGCCACCTGTGATGCCGCTTTTTACAAGGATCGGCCTGTTGCAGTTGTAGGGCTGAATCGGGAAGCAATCGAGGAAGCTCAAGTCCTCACTAAATTTTCGTCTATGGTTCACTGGGTAACCGTAAAGACCCCGCCAGCGGAAGATACCCATGCTCAGGATTTGCTGAGTTTACCCAATGTGAAACATTGGAGTCGGTCCAGGCTGCTATCAATTCAGGGTAGCGCCATGGGAGTTTCAGGGGTACAGGTAAAGGTCAGAGATCAAGATGAACCGATAGGTTTAGAAGTGGATGGGGTATTTGTCTATCAAAATGGCTCCAAACCTATTACTGATTTTGTAGGCGATCAAGTTCACTTCAATCCCGATGGTGGGGTCAAGGTTGATGAACTGATGGCAACCAGTGTAGACGGTGTATGGGCTGTTGGAGACATCCGCAATACCCCTTTTAAGCAAGCGGTGGTTGCAGCTGGAGATGGGTGTGTGGCCGCCATGGCGATTGATCGCTTTCTCAATAGTCGCAAGCTATTTAAGCCAGATTGGGATCATTCCTAA
- a CDS encoding alpha/beta fold hydrolase produces the protein MSTFDALWLCANPRLKRFDWSLCQQLKRCTNVKFWSYHQTADEPCSIQTALTLLHQDIQRQSQPIHLLGHGLSGTLGLLYARYHPQAVKSLTLLSVGANPSVGWHAHYYKMRERLPCSREAILFQMVTMLFGVMNTHRAMTLASLLATILDTELAPHSLAHRNELAPGGVASPLLVCHGEHDAVVDPQAHAQWQPWLKAGDRLWSCPQGRHFFHYDHPRRTSQIILEFWQQVSSMPRLPSTHEQLMMKLLCKEMNHSALLPGD, from the coding sequence GTGAGTACTTTTGATGCACTCTGGTTATGTGCTAACCCCCGTCTCAAACGGTTTGACTGGAGTTTATGCCAACAGCTCAAGCGATGTACGAATGTAAAATTTTGGAGCTACCATCAAACGGCGGATGAACCTTGCTCTATACAAACTGCCTTAACATTGCTCCACCAAGATATTCAACGGCAATCACAGCCAATTCATCTGCTGGGGCATGGTCTCAGCGGCACATTGGGGTTACTTTATGCTCGTTATCATCCCCAAGCAGTTAAATCATTAACGCTACTCTCCGTTGGGGCAAATCCATCCGTGGGTTGGCATGCCCATTACTACAAGATGAGAGAACGTTTACCCTGTAGTCGAGAGGCGATTTTATTTCAAATGGTAACCATGCTGTTTGGCGTGATGAACACCCATCGAGCCATGACATTGGCGTCACTCTTGGCAACGATCCTAGATACTGAATTAGCTCCCCACTCTTTAGCCCATCGCAATGAGTTAGCGCCTGGAGGAGTAGCGTCTCCCTTGTTAGTATGTCATGGAGAACATGATGCTGTGGTTGACCCGCAAGCTCATGCCCAGTGGCAACCCTGGCTTAAAGCAGGCGATCGATTATGGAGCTGTCCTCAAGGACGGCATTTTTTCCATTATGATCATCCACGTCGGACCAGCCAAATCATTCTGGAGTTTTGGCAACAGGTCTCAAGTATGCCTCGCCTACCCTCCACCCATGAACAGCTCATGATGAAGCTGTTATGCAAGGAAATGAATCATTCTGCCCTACTTCCTGGAGACTAA
- a CDS encoding ABC transporter substrate-binding protein produces the protein MLLLWLVLATSLAIGIRRLCIPGFRRFLWLSVSSCLLLSLLMSCASDPLPNLPQQRSPLTKGTFLSIEHAMGTSQVPIQAQRVITVDTAALDAALALGVKPVGSVIYSQFPAYLGDQTEGIASVGEGTQPNLETILSLKPDLILGSKISSGKIYKHLDRIAPTVLTEGSGRDGEWHDNFRLFAKALNKESEGRQVLTDYQQRVKALQQQLEEVDQTVVSVVATGQGRIGLYTSNSFSGSVLEDIGFDRSSKQKNTKGYVVQISREDLESLDGDLLILIHSPQISGSFDYDGFVSDPLWSKLSAVQNQKIHEVNSEVWTAGRNILAANQILDDIAQIFSISISPS, from the coding sequence ATGTTGCTACTATGGCTAGTGCTAGCGACAAGCCTTGCAATCGGAATTCGGCGGCTATGTATACCTGGGTTTCGACGGTTTCTTTGGCTCAGCGTTTCTTCCTGCCTGCTCCTGAGCCTGTTGATGAGTTGTGCATCGGATCCGTTACCGAACCTTCCTCAACAACGTTCCCCACTCACTAAGGGCACTTTTTTATCCATAGAACATGCGATGGGAACCAGCCAAGTTCCTATCCAAGCTCAACGAGTGATTACAGTAGATACAGCGGCATTAGATGCCGCTTTAGCGTTAGGTGTTAAACCTGTTGGTTCCGTGATTTATAGTCAATTCCCTGCCTATTTGGGAGACCAAACAGAAGGTATCGCATCCGTAGGAGAAGGGACTCAACCGAATTTAGAAACCATCCTTAGCCTGAAGCCCGATTTAATCTTAGGCAGTAAGATCAGCTCCGGCAAAATTTACAAACATTTAGACCGAATTGCACCAACGGTTTTAACTGAAGGAAGTGGCAGGGATGGAGAATGGCACGACAATTTTCGCTTATTTGCCAAAGCCTTAAATAAGGAGTCGGAAGGACGGCAGGTCTTGACAGACTATCAACAACGGGTCAAAGCTCTACAGCAGCAGTTAGAAGAGGTTGATCAAACCGTTGTTTCAGTGGTTGCTACAGGTCAAGGCCGGATTGGCTTATACACGTCGAACAGCTTTTCAGGCTCAGTGCTGGAAGATATAGGATTTGATCGGTCTTCGAAGCAAAAGAACACTAAGGGATATGTCGTCCAAATTTCTCGAGAAGACTTGGAGAGCTTGGATGGCGATCTGCTCATTTTAATCCATAGTCCTCAAATATCAGGCAGCTTTGACTATGACGGCTTTGTGTCTGATCCGCTTTGGTCAAAATTGAGTGCTGTTCAGAACCAAAAAATTCATGAAGTTAATAGCGAAGTGTGGACAGCAGGCCGTAATATTCTGGCTGCCAATCAAATCCTAGATGACATTGCTCAAATATTTTCTATCAGCATTTCCCCATCGTGA